The following coding sequences lie in one Streptococcus suis genomic window:
- a CDS encoding helix-turn-helix domain-containing protein, whose protein sequence is MRQKSIGEVLRTAREGRGWTFVDLQRITKIQAKYLQALEYNDFDFIANSDDVHSILKAYAEALELDADVLLDAYETNSLVKYYEDGEEELRSSELKRSYKVRKRKKNSYLPLIYLLLATGLIIIFVTYIVHSRLQNRASITPTTTSYSIVEQSVSEASSGTETSSTEQAQSNSTSSSSSATENVTISGSGSNIVATLKTVNYPVEVTVTAKNTTSWISLSDTLLEGGVTLTPDNPTVTTTIEEGVTSTTLVLGVVKGVEVTVGGKKLDLSALTADTGSITINFGQ, encoded by the coding sequence ATGAGACAAAAGAGTATAGGGGAAGTACTTAGAACAGCCAGAGAAGGACGGGGTTGGACATTTGTTGACTTGCAACGGATAACAAAAATCCAAGCTAAATATTTGCAGGCACTTGAGTACAATGATTTTGATTTTATTGCAAACTCAGATGATGTTCATTCTATTTTAAAAGCATATGCTGAGGCTTTGGAATTAGATGCAGATGTTCTACTGGATGCTTACGAGACCAATAGTTTAGTGAAATATTATGAAGATGGAGAAGAAGAACTACGATCTTCAGAATTGAAAAGAAGCTATAAGGTTCGTAAACGTAAAAAGAACTCATATCTTCCGTTGATTTACTTATTACTCGCGACGGGTTTGATTATTATTTTTGTGACTTATATTGTTCATAGCAGGCTTCAAAATAGAGCATCTATTACGCCTACTACAACATCATATAGTATAGTTGAGCAATCTGTATCTGAAGCAAGTAGTGGTACAGAGACGAGTTCTACTGAGCAGGCGCAGTCAAATTCAACGAGTTCAAGTAGTTCCGCTACAGAAAATGTGACTATTTCAGGATCAGGTTCTAACATTGTTGCGACCCTTAAAACAGTGAATTATCCAGTAGAAGTAACTGTAACAGCAAAAAATACAACGAGTTGGATCAGCCTTTCTGACACCTTGTTAGAGGGGGGTGTTACACTAACACCTGATAATCCGACAGTAACTACTACTATTGAAGAAGGAGTGACTTCTACTACACTTGTTCTTGGTGTTGTCAAAGGAGTAGAGGTAACTGTAGGTGGTAAAAAGCTAGATCTATCAGCCTTGACAGCAGATACAGGCTCAATTACAATAAATTTTGGACAATAA
- a CDS encoding insulinase family protein — MKLVEKKYPYMKESVFYGKVDNGLTVILLPKVDFHETYGILTTNFGGIHTRFTLANGNSVVYPAGIAHFLEHKLFETENEEDIMNEFAKLGASANAYTSFRQTSYLFSTTQKVLESLSLLQSFVREPYFTEDNVKREQGIIEQEIEMYQDDADYRLFTGILSSLYPESPLAYDIAGTVESIAAITADDLHENFDVFYHPSNMNLFVIGNFDLEAVWKQISSYQVAQMDNPAQSFELAGVQKLPIQEHLSEQFEVSTPKLAVGLRGNDEVDKETIQKYRLSLQFLFAMLFGWTSKRYQQLYEQGKIDSSFQFQLEVTPEYHYLIISGDTQEPITLSSILMKALRKFEDDADVTEDHLQLLKNEMYGDFIRSLNSLEFTASHFVSQYSEYENVFDIPQMIQSLQLDDIREAGRRFIDHCDMTDFTIFPK, encoded by the coding sequence ATGAAGTTAGTTGAGAAGAAGTATCCTTACATGAAAGAATCTGTCTTTTATGGGAAAGTTGACAATGGGTTGACAGTTATTTTACTTCCTAAAGTCGATTTCCATGAGACATATGGAATTCTAACGACAAATTTTGGGGGTATTCATACTCGATTTACATTGGCTAATGGTAATAGTGTTGTTTATCCTGCAGGGATTGCACATTTTTTAGAACATAAGCTGTTTGAAACTGAGAATGAAGAGGATATTATGAATGAGTTTGCTAAATTGGGAGCAAGCGCAAATGCTTATACCAGTTTTAGACAGACTAGTTACTTATTTTCAACGACTCAGAAAGTGTTGGAGTCTCTATCACTTTTACAATCTTTTGTTCGAGAACCGTATTTTACAGAAGACAATGTAAAAAGAGAACAGGGGATTATTGAACAAGAAATCGAGATGTATCAAGATGATGCAGATTATCGCTTGTTTACGGGAATTCTATCATCACTTTATCCAGAAAGTCCTTTGGCCTATGATATAGCAGGGACAGTTGAATCAATTGCTGCAATTACTGCGGATGATTTACATGAGAATTTTGATGTGTTTTATCATCCAAGTAACATGAATTTATTCGTTATTGGTAATTTTGATTTAGAGGCAGTTTGGAAACAAATTTCAAGTTATCAAGTAGCTCAGATGGATAATCCAGCTCAGTCGTTTGAATTGGCAGGTGTCCAAAAGTTGCCGATACAGGAACATCTCTCAGAGCAATTTGAAGTATCTACCCCAAAATTGGCTGTTGGTTTACGGGGAAATGACGAGGTTGATAAGGAGACTATTCAGAAATATCGGCTTAGTTTACAATTTTTATTTGCCATGTTGTTTGGTTGGACTTCAAAACGCTATCAACAGTTATACGAGCAGGGAAAAATTGATTCTTCTTTCCAGTTCCAATTAGAGGTTACACCTGAATACCACTATTTGATTATCTCGGGAGATACTCAAGAACCTATTACGCTTTCTAGTATCCTGATGAAAGCACTTAGGAAATTTGAGGATGATGCAGATGTGACAGAGGATCATTTACAATTGTTGAAAAACGAGATGTATGGAGATTTTATTCGTAGCTTAAATTCTCTTGAGTTTACAGCTAGCCACTTTGTTTCTCAGTATTCAGAATATGAAAATGTTTTTGATATACCTCAAATGATACAAAGTCTTCAGTTAGATGACATCAGAGAGGCAGGTCGTCGCTTTATTGATCACTGTGATATGACAGATTTCACGATTTTTCCAAAATAA